From the Nodularia sp. NIES-3585 genome, one window contains:
- a CDS encoding polysialyltransferase family glycosyltransferase, with product MNRLIVANGTWQLIVVTSALSQVSNHTSSVFDDYLLLYAPGLSNGMKKVMLDIASLAWTWRKIIWVDDLLYSNISDYSNFEILEILQAIRERIGINIIPEIWIGKLTDPAEKLILESFPNAEISIYEDGLHTYVPQEDWRLNKLQLIFKPGIAKYKIQKRIQNANISHRLKNYGLCRQHLDRLTRSYLLLKNILPVPQYLDCKIIKIKNEFVFLTIKNIRAGIKLDLSEQISSKSENYVLVTGQCFARWGLMSWEQELNMYYKIFSTLQKNNLTPLWKEHPRIDQPFFKELANQFQELRPVEFNLPIYWPIEMFIEEINLIACVSATSTSLFYVRDIFGLQSYTVAHELSHLFSGDFAYITELVAKHIPQINLMPEMFKESMRIS from the coding sequence ATGAATCGTCTTATTGTTGCGAATGGAACTTGGCAGCTAATAGTAGTTACATCTGCTTTATCACAAGTGTCTAATCATACTTCTTCAGTTTTTGATGACTACCTTCTTTTGTATGCACCAGGTTTATCTAATGGTATGAAGAAGGTGATGCTGGACATAGCATCCTTAGCTTGGACATGGCGGAAAATTATTTGGGTAGATGATTTGCTATATAGCAATATTAGTGATTATTCAAACTTTGAAATTTTAGAAATATTACAAGCAATTAGAGAAAGAATTGGTATCAATATTATTCCAGAAATTTGGATAGGTAAACTAACTGATCCAGCAGAAAAATTGATATTAGAAAGTTTTCCTAATGCAGAAATTTCAATATATGAAGATGGGTTACATACTTATGTTCCACAAGAAGATTGGCGCTTAAATAAGCTTCAATTAATATTTAAACCAGGAATAGCTAAATACAAAATTCAAAAACGGATTCAAAATGCTAATATTTCTCATCGACTCAAAAATTATGGTTTATGTCGCCAACATCTTGACCGTCTAACCAGATCATACTTATTATTGAAGAATATTTTACCTGTACCCCAGTATCTTGATTGTAAAATCATAAAAATCAAAAATGAATTCGTTTTCTTGACTATTAAAAATATCCGAGCAGGTATAAAGCTTGATTTATCTGAACAAATTAGCTCAAAATCTGAGAATTACGTTTTAGTAACAGGTCAATGTTTCGCTAGATGGGGATTAATGTCATGGGAACAAGAACTTAATATGTACTATAAAATTTTTAGTACTCTCCAAAAAAACAATTTAACTCCGCTTTGGAAAGAACATCCTAGAATTGATCAGCCTTTTTTTAAAGAACTGGCAAATCAGTTTCAAGAACTCCGTCCAGTAGAATTTAATTTGCCAATATACTGGCCAATAGAAATGTTTATTGAAGAAATCAACTTGATTGCTTGTGTTTCCGCAACTTCAACATCTCTTTTTTATGTTCGAGATATATTTGGCTTACAGTCATATACAGTAGCTCATGAACTATCTCACCTGTTTTCTG